In Halictus rubicundus isolate RS-2024b chromosome 5, iyHalRubi1_principal, whole genome shotgun sequence, one genomic interval encodes:
- the LOC143354001 gene encoding uncharacterized protein LOC143354001, whose product MARITHIMDMDGFELSSGFLCKELAIIDVHDGSNVLAEFRLGKTINNLSADDRRTVEYTTNCVHGIPFTDFGFESYNQGDIKSVIRNFVSDCSNPVVAYKGGHFELDILRQMRINSYNLENMECPTYDNLIKNPKYRTFDKPCRLHCQTSLRTHCCLNEVKTFRLWYINEKGRF is encoded by the exons ATGGCGCGCATCACTCATATAATGGATATGGACGGATTTGAGCTTTCgagtggatttttatgcaaggaATTGGCTATAATAGATGTTCACGATGGTTCCAATGTGTTGGCAGAATTCCGTTTGGGCAAGACAATTAATAATTTATCTGCGGACGATAGGCGGACCGTGGAGTATACTACAAATTGTGTACATGGAATTCCGTTTACTGATTTTGGTTTTGAAAGTTACAACCAGGGCGATATTAAAAGTGTTATTCGCAATTTTGTTAGCGATTGTAGTAACCCTGTTGTAGCCTATAAAGGTGGGCATTTCGAACTAGATATCCTACGACAAATGAGAATAAATAGTTACAATTTAGAAAACATGGAATGTCCAACATATGACAATCTAATAAAAAATCCAAAGTACAGAACTTTTGACAAGCCATGTAGACTTCACTGTCAGACATCATTACGAACACACTGTTGCTTGAACGAAGTGAAGACATTTAGATTATGGTACATCAATGAGAAAGGCAG GTTCTAA